TCAGGCGACCTATCGGGCGTTGCCATGGGTGCAGCTGGTGCTCAAGCAGGAGGAGTTCCGACGCTCGGCCGTCAGCGAAGGGCTCCGGAACCGGGCGACCACCGGCGGGGTCAACGTCGAGTTCGTCGGCGGCAAGGTGCGGCTGCTCGCGAACTACGTCTCGCGCAAGATCGGCACGCCGGGCACCCGCCATGGGCAGCTGATCACCCAGGCCCAAGTCAAGTTCTGATCCGTCCAGCGCCATTCGCCGCCGGTGACGTCCGCCTCAGGATCCGCGTCCCTCCGGCGTCCTGCGGCCATCCCCCCGCGCCTCCGGGGGGCGATTCTGTACATACCGCCAGCCGAACCGCCCTTTGATACAGAGATTCCCTCGGGTGATTTCGTGGTCCAACGGCGACGTCACCTTCACGATCTCATTGTCCTGCACGTGGAGCTCGAGGTTACAGCCCACTCCGCAGTAGGGACAGATGGTGCTGGTCACCGTCTGGCGCGATTCGTCCCAGGTTCCCGCGTCGCGGTGATCTCGCTCGCTCTTGAACATCAACGCGCCCGTGGGACAGACCGCGATGCAGTTGCCGCAGTAGACGCAGGCCGATTCGGGCAGCTTGACCGCGAACTCGGTTGAGATCCGCGCGTCGAAGCCGCGTCCCGCGACCGTCAGCGCGTACGTGTTCTGCCAATCCTTCCCGCAGGCCTCGACGCACTTGTAACAGAGGATGCACTTGCCGTAATCGCGGACGTACAGCTCGTTGTCCACCTTCACCGGCTGGATGACGGTGGCGGCGTAGTCCGGGTCCGGGGGCGCGTGGTGCCCCGGCTGGAGGCTGTCGCGGAGACCGGCCGGCATCGGCGGCGCCGGCGGGCCATATCGCTCGGGATGCGCGCCGTAGTCGTCGATCCACCGGTCCACGTCCGGCGTGGTGGAGAGATCCACCGACGAGGCCAGGAACTCGAGCACCAGCTTCCGGCTGTGCCGTACCCGCTCGGAGTCGGTCCTCACCACCATCCCCGCCTCGACCGGGCGGGAGCAGGAGGGCACGAGCACGCGGGACCCCTCGACCTCGACGACGCATACGCGGCACACGTTGACCGGGTGGAGCGTGTCGAGGTAGCAGAGCGTGGGGATCTCCTTGCCCTGCCGCCGGCACGCGTCGAGGATGGTGCTGCCTTCGGGCGCCTGCACTGTTTCGCCATCGATGGTCAGCTCGACGGTGCGGGGTGGTGGCTGGAGGGGAATGAGGAGGGTGCCGGACGCGATCATCGGGCGCTCCCCGGTCAACATCATCTGGCGCCCCCCGGTCATCGGGCGCTCCCATCGAACAGCTGGAGCCGCTTGATCGCCGACTCGACGGCGCTGTAGGCGGTCTGCCCGAGGCCGCAGATGGATGCGTCCTTCATCGCCAGGCCGATCTCATCGAGCAGCGCCAGCTCGCCGGT
The nucleotide sequence above comes from Gemmatimonadales bacterium. Encoded proteins:
- a CDS encoding 2Fe-2S iron-sulfur cluster-binding protein codes for the protein MTGGRQMMLTGERPMIASGTLLIPLQPPPRTVELTIDGETVQAPEGSTILDACRRQGKEIPTLCYLDTLHPVNVCRVCVVEVEGSRVLVPSCSRPVEAGMVVRTDSERVRHSRKLVLEFLASSVDLSTTPDVDRWIDDYGAHPERYGPPAPPMPAGLRDSLQPGHHAPPDPDYAATVIQPVKVDNELYVRDYGKCILCYKCVEACGKDWQNTYALTVAGRGFDARISTEFAVKLPESACVYCGNCIAVCPTGALMFKSERDHRDAGTWDESRQTVTSTICPYCGVGCNLELHVQDNEIVKVTSPLDHEITRGNLCIKGRFGWRYVQNRPPEARGDGRRTPEGRGS